aacatccttttcaagatgtgcaaccttctgattgggaaaaactttgtgacatgtttgaggatccatcatataaggtataattaatttaattattttagtcctatttttaattttgctttctaatattttcaattcttatataggagcgaagttctataaacaaaacaaatagatcaaaattgaagattactcatcatggaggctcaagatctttccaccgcctctctaaaaaattggtattgctattcttttatttgtatatagttaactaaatatatgaatcataatgactttatatcttaacaaatctttattatagcaagattcagatgccaattatgatctgacaaaattatatgttgcatcacatactaatcgtaatggagagtggagtcatcctgatgcccgtgaaaattatgtaagtattataatttgttttaaataaatatatttgaatatttatgatgatattaactttttatcttataTGTAGGATAAtatggttgccctgcgtgctgaatctgcgtcagatcaaaattcctcaaatactgatgttgagatttttacacaagttctgggtgaacgttcaggatatttgaggggtctgggtcgctgtgtaaaaccttctccctcttcctcttcttccgggtctgcctctatagctcaagagaatgcgaatcgtagaattaaagaattggttgcaaaacaacaagagttagaggctcaattggcgagacaaggagacatggagatgcgcctcaaacaacatgaagaagaacaagcagagttcaggagagatatgcaactccaaatgcaacagctcatgcaacagtacaggcatCCAACCAACTGAtagttttttacgtctagcttatgacattatctaattatgtatgaacaatgctagtcttatggttatttatttattcgcacttattataaaaattttgtgagtaattaaacagttcctaatttatgttttcaaataatatggatgtctatttagtttttttataattattgggtttaataaaaataatatccgttcgaacgaccgtgtcacgttcgaacattaatgggcatgccgttcaaacgataatgtaccgttcaaacattaatgagCAAACCGTttgaacgataccagatgctcaaaaaaaggTTCAAACGCAGgacattaccatatcgttcAAACGTTTATCAGCACCGTTCGATCTCCAAACCATTCGATCGGTTCATTTAATGTTTGAACGTATTTCTATTGATTGTTTGAAcatatcttgataaccgttcaaaataaacgttaacgttcgaacggtatatgagaagcattcgaacgcaaTTCTAGAACGAATTTTATCCATGACAAAAAAatccatcgttcgaacggtatcgaacagTGAATTTCAAattcgttccaaaagatatattttgggatgaaattatgattttcgtcccaatatatcttctgggacagtgatgttgggacgaccttgggacgaaattttttcatcccaaaaaatatttcggaacaaaatctatatattttgggacgaaaattttcatcccaaaaaatattttttgttgtagtgattaaGTACAGCTCGTAAGACTCTACCTTACGACGTTTACCGGAATTATTGGAAAAAAATCCTTTCCGTAGACGCTTACCTTCTTTGGTGATCAATCtggttttattatttgatattattatttgactaCTTTGTCATAGGGAtgtaatattgatattattatttgactacttaatatctaaaaaatattaacattttttttgttggtatgtaatcttattttttaaagatattaacTATGATATGaatagtttattatttatcataattATAGTTGTCATCTTGAATGggttatatataatttagttAATCGATATATTCTATTTGTATGAAACGATCAAAACGGTCATGTTTGAATTAACCCAATTTGTGTTGATTGTTTAACTAGTTATGCGAATTATACCGTgtcaattataatttatagatttcatattaaaatCTTATGATATAATTTCATTCGGATTTCATGTGTTGGGTTATTGGTGCTCGTGTTTTAAAAGAAGCTAATTAATTTCATTcggatttcaaaatatatatattatatttttaagcaTTTGTGCTTACCAGTTGTTACCATTGGGCATGACTGCTAGTTTATGCACTTGTGCTTATCATTTTCTATACTTCTCATTCTTCTATAAGTATTTCAATGGCAGTTGGCACCccattgaaagagaaaaagattatgaatattataaaagaaCACAATACAAAATAACAATACAATCTTACTTAAGCAATGAGAGGCAAATGATATGAGTAAAGTGGCCCTTTGGAgtcataattttatttcacATTTTGCTTTTGCTGTGAGGATAGTTGATTATCTAATATTTTGAGAAacaacaaaaggaaagaaagtatGACTACGTTTTATGTGACTGGTCAATTAGGAAAAGGTCAAAGATTAGGTagcttatatattttgtattttgtatttttgtatttctttttttccaattttcaaaGCCCATCCATCACAGGACAGTGGCTATTACTCTAAgtaaagggcaaaaaaaaaaaaaaaaaaaaaaaacaacagccTATGTGTTTGAGAAAGCCTGCAACAGAAAGCAACCTTTTAAGGAAAAGAGATAACATTACTTGTTAAAGCAATTTTTATTCATACACCAGCGCATACTAACTCTTCACACGAAGATAACTTTCAACATACACAAGATAGTTATCAACTACCTCTAAAACAAAGCAATCAGAAACTAACATAGGATCAAATTTTAGCAATACCCATACCATCTCTGAAATGCCCAATCAACATCCTACCTATCAGAATAAGAGGGAAAATGTGCTAGATGATGCAAACCCTAAGatttaaatgctaaatcttgcAATCCATTTTGGGACTTCCACGTAAATGCATGTACTACTAAATCAGAATAAGTGTAGACAAAACACATGGAAATAGCGAGAAATAAGATCTTTTGACACATGCGAAAATCAAACGTAAACCCATAAAAAGGAATCCACccaaatcgagagagagagacagagagagagagagacagagagattaACGTGCATTTGCTATGCAATCGCCACGGGCCCTAGGGTTCTTGAGAGACAAGCGTGAGAGAAGACGAGTGAGATACTGAGATTCGATCGAGAGAGACGGTTTATCGGGTTACATTTGGGGGAAAATTGTAAGAAGAAACGGTATCGTTTCGAAGGGAAAAAATCAGTAACCAGGTGTATAACCCGGTTACAGATTACCGTTGATCCGGTTTTATAACAACCACCTGGGTGTAATCCCggcggataaccgcccggattCACCCGTATCCGGATTTCTGGACCGGATCCCCAAAAAAACCAGTCCAGATGCACACCCCTAATGCCAGCATGTACTTTTGAGAAATTTTGGATTTATAGATGTTACATTTCCGACTATATATTTGGGAGTTCCTCTTGTTTGTGGAAGACCTACTGCAAGAATTTTGGAGCCTCTTGTTAATAAGGTTTGTAATAAGATGGCTGGGTGGAAATTTAAGTTTTTGTCTCAAGGTAGGCGTCTTATTTTACTGAAGCATGTTATTTCTTGTATGTCTACTCATCTTTTATCTATGCTCAGTGTTTTGAAATTGATAATAAAGAAGTTAAATTGTAATTATCTCAATTTGAAGGTGTAAAATTAGTATTCACACAGGATCCAGCTCAAAGTGCCTCTAAGATATTGAGCCCTACCATACAAGTTCAATTTGGACGTAGTGGCAAGAACCTACTTTCTCATGGCAGAAGACACTCCAACTCAACCTTATTCCTCCAATGATGAGTTGGAAAAAATCTTGTACTCAAATATGTCTATtaaatatgtacattaatataaataaattattttaattattttttaaatattcttaattattaaaaaaatataaaaatataattttcttaatagtcagttccttaattattaaaaaaataaaaataaataaaaatatatgaatgaatacatataattaatagccatataatcattttctaaaatctttaGTTAGTGAAGATAAGCATCATAAGCTCTACTTGTGGTCAAGGAAACGTGGGCTGCCGGATTTGACCTTCGGCAAATATCAACCAACAGTGGTACAAAATATCAACCAAACAGTGGGTCCCGATGAAATTTACGGATataggtttttaatttaatgaataaggaattatgttttaataaatttctattttttatatttttaaaaatgtttaaaaattataaaaagtatttaaaataaatttacacttCTAGGTACTTCTATTGGGACACAcggatataaattttttatctcatcttatttatataattaaatgagattttaaaatatttaattaagaaaaaagttaaagtCATTGAGAATTAGGTCCTGAGAAAATCTCtcgataatttttttgtttatttagttattaaaaaaaaatctttttatgatattataattttttttaaaaatgtttaaaagtaaaaaatatcaaactAGCGCACTCACAATTGAAGCATGATTTCTTTAAgttaaatgaatattttatagGATACTCGAagaggaaaaaatatttaaaaaaaataatggatgcAATGGCGGAACCACATGCaactaaatttttatctaaaaattaaaatataccttaatttttattaataattttattaatataaaaatagttttaaaaaaaatttataatctctatatactctataaaattttataaaattctaatatatttaaaaatatctctTCAATTTTTATCCTATAGTctcaaaaatttttataattcctatatattatttattttcaagaatgtggtcttactaaaataaaatcaaaactaagtttagaataaataataaacttattaatatggatcccaaagtttttgttataaaatagtAAGCTTCTTAAGTTagaatctaaaaaaattatttaagattagtgatctatatgaaaaataacttAAATGTTTTATCCTCTAGACATCATTGAGtaagaaaaatcttattgaAGAtctctattataatattatatgcttaatgtaacatgaaaatatctagaatttatataaagtaaaaaaacttaataaattagcTTACATGTATATCagaataaaaaatgacattatAAAAAATCAGTTGATAGTTTATactaagtaaataaattttaaacattttattataaaaataataatagataaatattatttcctgaaagattataataaaaaaaatttcatgaaaatttatgatataaaattttaaatttatattaaaaatttttatttttaaatcttatttttacttatatattacaaattatcaagatttaattttatatatatttatatttttataatttttaaattttaacgtgACGCAATCTAGAAAATACTCCATGGGAAAATTCCTGGTCAACCGGTGAGTGGATTTGCAAGATTCTTATCTCATCCATGATGTCACCTTCTTTGTCCTAAAATACTGTTTTTGCCTTTCGTCATCGTCTATACCGACCTAACTCGTGGTAAGAGTCACGAGATAGGAagatatcatcatcatctttctTGAGATAGCAAGTTATCATTATCATCTTTCTGTCTTTGTGCAGTTAACCCAACTTTCTCACAGAACCGCATCTCACAAACTAAGAGCTAGCCATGGCGGAAGTTGAATACGATACCATGAAACCCCACGTTGCAGTCCTCCCAAGTCCCGGCATGGGTCATATTATCCCCCTCTTCGAGCTGGCCAAATCCCTCGTTGTCCATCACAATTGCCATGTTAGCTTCCTCAATATCACCACTGAAGCCTCCGCCGCTCAAACTCATCTTCTCCGCTCACCAGCTTGCACAGTATTGTCTCCTGGCCTGCAAGTCATCGACCTCCCACCTGTTGATATTTCTGCCCTTGTCAGTGAAGAAACTCTCGTCCTCACCCGACTATCTATCATCGTCCAGGAGAGCCTCAAGTCTGATCTAAAGTCGGTCCTCATTGACCTGGGCGAGCTGCAGGCTCTCGTAATCGATTTTTTCTGTACCCAAGCTTTCGAAATCTGTAGGGAGCTTTCAATTCCTACCTATACGTTTTGCACTACCTCCACTGCGTTCCTTTGCTTTTCCTTGTATCTTCCTACTCTGGACAGAGAGGTAGAATGCGAGTTCGTTGACCTCCTTGAATCAATTCAAGTACCAGATTGCGCACCAGTAAGAATTGAGGACTTGCTGGACCAAGCCCGGAATAGGAAGATTGACGAGTACAAGTGGTTGCTGCTCCACCTTAGCCGATTGCCCATGGCAACCGGGATTTTCTTGAACTTGTGGGAGGATCTTGAACCAAAGTCGCTTAAAGCAATAAGAGAGCACTCATTCTATAAGCAAATACCCACACCACCGATTCATGCCATTGGGCCGCTTATCAAACAGGATGAAGTACCAATGACTGAAAGGGATGCTGAGTGTCTTGCTTGGCTGGATAAACAACCATTAGATTCAGTTCTTTTCATAGCACTAGGCAGTGGAGGGACTTTGACAGCTGCACAACTCACTGAGTTGGCATGGGGTCTGGAGCTAAGTCGGCAACGGTTCATCTTGGTGGTGCGTAAACCGACCAATACGTCTGCCTCTGGTACGTTCTTCAACGCTGGTGGAGATGTTAACGATCCAACGGCATATTTGCCCGAAGGTTTCCTGGAGAGGACAAAAGGAGTGGGGCTAGTGATTCCATCCTGGGCTCCGCAGGTAATGGTGCTCCGCCACTCATCGACCGGTGCTTTTTTATCTCACTGTGGTTGGAACTCCATACTGGAGAGCATCACTCACGGTGTGCCGATGATCGCATGGCCACTTTATGCTGAACAGAGAATGAACGCGACGATGCTTGTCGAAGAGGTCGGCTTGGTCGTTAAGCTGGCAGCTGGGGGAGGACTAGAAAAAGGAGTTGTCGAAAGGGAGGAGATCGGCAGGGTGATAAGGATGGTGATGGAGGGTAATGAAGGGAAGGTGATGAGGCACAGGGCCAGAGAGCTGAAAGATAGTGCCGAGAAAGCATTGAACTTTGGTGGGTCGTCTTACAAGTCTCTTTCTTGTGTTGTTCAACAATGGAAGGCAGATATCTCATAAACCCTAAATGTAATTCTCATTATCGAACTGAAGACTTGTTACAAAATGCATTTTGCATTtgctaataagatatttttcatatttggtTGCATTTGCTAATTAATTATCAGGTTTCATTTTACATATTCTCGATATATGAATCTATTTGCAAACCTGTTTATTCACGCGAATTACCCTTTTGATGTGTAAGTTTGCCAAATCAACTTTACTTTGAACAttttattaattgaaaaatattagtaTGACTCTAAAATTCCTAGAAAGGCTAACGCTGTGGCTCACTGCCTAGCTGAGAATGCCTTTGAATTTTCTGTGGAAAACATTATTGTAGAGGAGTATCTCGTTGTATTCACAATCTCCTTTGATTGTTTTATGGAATATAAGCTAccttgtttcaaaaaataaaaataaaataaaatgtgctcactcatatattttaattttttattatttgtttaatagttaaggaagtgactattaataaatttttattattttaaattttttcttaatgattaatgaTGTTCAAAAAACgcgtaaaagaaaaaaaaaaaaaacatttgcacTTGTGTGCTTATTTGGAGTGCACCCTAGCATGAGTAATTCTACAGAGCAGCCACTGTAGCGCTGCATACAGTGTACACCCTACGTGGTTGctcttttttaattaaacaaaatgcaccgttttgttttgtttggcaTTTTGCTTTTCCATTTGAATTTGTCCCGCAAAAGAAATCCTCCCTTGCCCGCCCGCATCGCATCACCTTCTTTTGCCCACAGCCACTCGGCAATGCCTTCTCTCTGTCCAGAGAGACACCGAGCGATGTCCCTCCATTTGCACAACGCCCCCACTCCCCGAGTGCTCCTCTGACGGAGCAAAGCAGACTAACTCCTCAAGTACAAAAGCCCTCCAATGTTCCTCCATTGCGTCGCCGCCCCTGCTCACTGGTAAATGTTGTGCCATTTTCCTTCGATTTCCATTACATTCTTCTTGTTTATTGAGAGAGGTGCAATAAAAGGGTTTTGTGAGATGGGTTTCGAAAGACTTAGGGCATGGAGAAAAAATCAAACTTTTTGCTTTTGATGACCCCTGTTTTCATGAAGTTTTTTgcctcatcttttttcttctactGAAGTGAAACTTTAGACTCTTGGCGttagtttttctttcaaagaagtTCATGGAACTGCAAAACTTACGAGATCATGGCGTTAAGAGTGTCAAATGGTTTTGTTTATACGATACATTATTGTCAAAACAATATCCTATAAAATGCAGGTATGACATCAAATCACCTGTATTATGAAAGGTCTAGACGGTGCAACTGACACATCTGATTTTGTAAATCATCCCTTTAGCCAAAATGATATGAATCTCTTTTTTTCTACCTATTTTAGTCGAGAATCGAATctgattgaaaattatttttatttcttttttaaaattagaggAAGGGGCTATGCCCTTGTTTTTAGCTTATGGGTTCATGTACACAGGCTGGGCTTCAAAGGGTTAACTTATGTTCTCAAATAAAGAATAATGATTAATGAAATGTTAAATGAACTCTAAGGATTGTGAGATTGTTGTTTTATGCGCATGGAGTTGATCCTTTGGTAACCTCAAATGTTAAACTTTGTAGAGCTTTGCTGTTAAGTTAAATGATCTGTCCCAACTCTGTTTTTTCCCTTTTGACAAGTCTGAGACTAGTGTTGGTGAAATTCTTAGTGTAGTTTATGGTTTCAATACATGTGTACTTGTGGTTGC
This is a stretch of genomic DNA from Carya illinoinensis cultivar Pawnee chromosome 15, C.illinoinensisPawnee_v1, whole genome shotgun sequence. It encodes these proteins:
- the LOC122295681 gene encoding anthocyanidin 3-O-glucosyltransferase 5-like, translating into MAEVEYDTMKPHVAVLPSPGMGHIIPLFELAKSLVVHHNCHVSFLNITTEASAAQTHLLRSPACTVLSPGLQVIDLPPVDISALVSEETLVLTRLSIIVQESLKSDLKSVLIDLGELQALVIDFFCTQAFEICRELSIPTYTFCTTSTAFLCFSLYLPTLDREVECEFVDLLESIQVPDCAPVRIEDLLDQARNRKIDEYKWLLLHLSRLPMATGIFLNLWEDLEPKSLKAIREHSFYKQIPTPPIHAIGPLIKQDEVPMTERDAECLAWLDKQPLDSVLFIALGSGGTLTAAQLTELAWGLELSRQRFILVVRKPTNTSASGTFFNAGGDVNDPTAYLPEGFLERTKGVGLVIPSWAPQVMVLRHSSTGAFLSHCGWNSILESITHGVPMIAWPLYAEQRMNATMLVEEVGLVVKLAAGGGLEKGVVEREEIGRVIRMVMEGNEGKVMRHRARELKDSAEKALNFGGSSYKSLSCVVQQWKADIS